One window of the Chryseotalea sp. WA131a genome contains the following:
- a CDS encoding inorganic phosphate transporter yields the protein MFELETSYAILLILCLVAVCAFEFVNGFHDTANAVATVIYTNSLKPWVAVIWSGTWNFLGVFAGGIGVAMSIVNLLPVETLVDQNIAHSISMVLALLLTAIFWNLLTWYLGIPCSSSHTMIGSILGVGLAFTFLPEATGDAVNWSKAGEIGWSLLISPLFGFSVTIVLMYVIRIATRKSEVGDTLFKEPKKNQPPPWWIRGILFITCTLVSFYHGSNDGQKGVGLAMLVLIGIVPTYFALNDHYDTSKIPAATTRIEQIINSIDTTSLSAKQKDKLHQVKSKNTHLRSTFGSLPSSTLVPKAEKFEIRKDVMVLDRNLRSLMKEEDVRLSETDILSLDKNLKEVRNLTDYSPTWVLFMISLSLGIGTMIGWKRIVKTIGEKIGKEHLTYAQGASAEMIAALTIGLSSNFGWPVSTTHVLSSGIAGSMVANKGVKNLNPDTIRNILIAWFLTLPVVMIMAGTLFLIFRAIS from the coding sequence ATGTTTGAATTAGAGACCTCCTACGCCATCTTACTCATCTTATGTTTAGTGGCAGTTTGTGCTTTTGAGTTTGTCAATGGCTTTCATGACACTGCCAATGCGGTGGCAACGGTTATTTATACCAATTCACTCAAGCCTTGGGTAGCAGTTATCTGGTCTGGTACTTGGAATTTCTTGGGAGTTTTTGCAGGGGGCATTGGGGTGGCCATGAGTATCGTAAATTTATTGCCCGTTGAAACGCTTGTAGACCAAAACATTGCACATAGTATCTCGATGGTATTGGCACTTTTGCTTACGGCCATATTTTGGAATTTACTAACCTGGTACTTAGGCATACCATGCTCAAGCTCTCACACCATGATTGGATCGATTTTAGGCGTTGGTCTGGCATTTACTTTTTTACCCGAGGCTACCGGAGATGCAGTAAATTGGTCGAAGGCAGGTGAAATCGGTTGGTCGTTATTGATTTCGCCTCTTTTTGGATTTTCTGTCACCATCGTATTGATGTATGTCATTCGAATTGCCACCCGAAAATCAGAAGTTGGCGATACGCTTTTTAAAGAGCCAAAGAAAAATCAACCACCACCTTGGTGGATACGCGGCATCTTGTTTATTACCTGCACACTCGTGAGCTTTTATCACGGAAGTAATGATGGACAAAAAGGGGTTGGGTTAGCGATGCTTGTGTTGATTGGGATTGTTCCTACCTATTTTGCCCTTAACGATCATTACGATACATCAAAGATTCCAGCCGCAACCACTCGCATCGAGCAGATTATTAACTCAATCGATACTACTTCTTTGTCTGCAAAACAGAAAGACAAGCTTCACCAAGTAAAATCAAAAAACACACATTTACGATCTACCTTCGGATCTTTGCCCTCTTCTACCCTAGTACCAAAAGCAGAGAAATTCGAAATTAGAAAAGATGTAATGGTGTTGGATCGAAACCTACGTTCGCTGATGAAAGAGGAAGATGTAAGGCTGAGTGAAACGGATATTTTATCACTTGACAAAAATTTAAAAGAGGTTAGAAACTTAACAGACTATTCCCCCACATGGGTTTTGTTTATGATTTCTTTGTCTTTGGGAATTGGTACGATGATCGGTTGGAAGCGTATCGTAAAAACCATCGGTGAAAAAATCGGAAAAGAGCATCTTACCTATGCACAAGGAGCGAGTGCCGAAATGATCGCTGCATTAACCATCGGCTTATCTTCAAATTTTGGCTGGCCCGTGAGCACCACGCACGTGCTTTCTTCTGGCATTGCCGGTAGCATGGTGGCTAACAAAGGTGTCAAAAATCTAAATCCCGATACCATTCGCAATATTTTGATTGCTTGGTTCTTAACTTTACCTGTGGTGATGATTATGGCGGGAACGCTGTTTTTAATCTTTCGGGCTATTTCCTAA
- the pdeM gene encoding ligase-associated DNA damage response endonuclease PdeM codes for MEILLENERLELLQQKAIYMPAHRVLLLADVHFGKVNHFRKAGIPVPLKANDRNTELLIELIQQTKPLRIIFLGDLFHSHYNEEWEVVGQITNHFKELSFELVVGNHDIMSEHQYTRHRFILHQKLTVGNLLLTHEELTRVPTGFYNLAGHVHPGVRLHGKGRQSLMLPCFYFGKRKGLLPAFGSFTGLAKIRPRQNDKVYVIVEGRIVLLQE; via the coding sequence ATGGAGATTCTGCTTGAAAATGAGAGGTTAGAGCTGCTTCAGCAGAAGGCTATATATATGCCGGCCCATCGGGTATTGCTGCTGGCCGATGTGCACTTTGGTAAGGTCAATCATTTCCGAAAGGCGGGCATACCGGTACCGCTAAAGGCCAACGATCGAAATACAGAATTGTTGATCGAACTTATTCAGCAAACCAAACCGCTTCGTATTATTTTTTTAGGCGACTTATTCCACAGTCATTACAACGAAGAGTGGGAAGTGGTAGGCCAAATTACCAATCATTTTAAGGAGCTATCATTTGAGTTAGTGGTGGGCAATCACGATATCATGAGCGAGCATCAATACACACGCCATCGATTTATACTTCATCAAAAACTAACGGTGGGCAATCTTTTATTGACGCACGAAGAATTGACTCGTGTGCCGACTGGTTTTTATAACCTCGCTGGCCATGTTCATCCGGGTGTTCGGCTTCATGGCAAGGGAAGACAATCGTTGATGCTCCCATGCTTTTATTTTGGTAAACGAAAAGGTTTGCTGCCGGCCTTTGGTTCGTTTACGGGTTTGGCAAAGATTAGACCAAGGCAAAACGATAAGGTTTATGTTATTGTAGAAGGACGAATAGTGCTACTACAAGAATAG
- a CDS encoding retroviral-like aspartic protease family protein: MRETNCGFNSSDGINGADLLATWGPTLQVNIGFDKEWNAENTSSAPHAGINFVDALVDTGAGESCIDDLLASQLNLPIIDKRFIAGSAGQHEAKIYLAQIHVHSLSYTIYGAFAGVHLADGGQLHKALIGRTFLKNFTMLYEGHTGRVVLKFAL, translated from the coding sequence ATGCGAGAAACTAATTGTGGTTTCAATAGTAGTGATGGTATAAATGGAGCAGATTTGTTGGCCACTTGGGGGCCTACACTTCAGGTCAACATTGGTTTCGATAAGGAATGGAATGCGGAAAATACTTCAAGCGCTCCACATGCGGGAATTAATTTCGTTGATGCATTAGTAGATACAGGCGCTGGGGAATCTTGCATTGACGATTTATTAGCTTCTCAGCTTAACTTGCCCATCATTGACAAACGTTTTATTGCGGGTTCGGCAGGCCAGCATGAAGCAAAAATCTATTTGGCGCAGATTCATGTTCATTCATTATCCTATACAATATACGGAGCTTTTGCTGGCGTTCACTTAGCAGATGGTGGTCAGCTACACAAAGCCCTTATTGGAAGAACTTTCTTAAAAAATTTTACCATGCTTTATGAAGGGCACACCGGAAGGGTTGTATTGAAATTTGCACTCTAG